A single window of Archangium gephyra DNA harbors:
- a CDS encoding general secretion pathway protein GspE — translation MQLGSRRMLGEILMELGLIDRAQLRLGLVHHHETRVPLGRALVREGLCTEDDILRALSLQLGLPAIDLDRERLDPKLTRLVPKRIAQKYRVVPLRLEKDERVVLHVALPAPASLEALDAVRAVSGKPRVEPHLASDTALGHALAALYGLQDDATEPAPGTHGSSGPDSPLLLYAWPPVTATLISRALARHGLRSRVATPLEVMHSTPSDIVFAPVQAMEGLLAGEARIAGALLLSGSSTDEDLERAHQIGAKGYVANPLDGELLLRAIRRLRSTPGDTSQPLSGPNG, via the coding sequence ATGCAGCTCGGGTCCAGGCGCATGCTCGGTGAAATCCTGATGGAGCTGGGGCTCATCGACCGGGCCCAGCTCCGCCTCGGATTGGTGCACCACCACGAGACCCGGGTCCCACTCGGACGGGCGCTGGTGCGCGAGGGACTGTGCACCGAGGACGACATCCTCCGAGCGCTCTCCCTACAGCTCGGCCTGCCCGCCATCGACCTGGATCGCGAGCGGTTGGATCCCAAGCTCACCCGGCTGGTGCCCAAGCGCATCGCCCAGAAGTACCGGGTGGTGCCGCTGCGGCTCGAGAAGGACGAGCGCGTGGTGCTGCACGTGGCCCTGCCCGCTCCAGCCTCGCTCGAGGCGCTGGACGCGGTACGAGCGGTCTCCGGCAAGCCTCGCGTCGAGCCCCACCTCGCGTCGGACACGGCGCTGGGCCACGCGCTCGCCGCGCTCTATGGCCTCCAGGACGACGCCACCGAGCCGGCCCCTGGCACCCATGGGTCATCGGGTCCGGACTCGCCCCTGCTGCTCTACGCGTGGCCTCCCGTCACCGCCACCCTCATCTCGCGAGCACTCGCGCGGCACGGCCTTCGGTCCAGGGTCGCCACGCCGCTGGAGGTCATGCACTCGACGCCCTCGGACATCGTGTTCGCCCCGGTGCAGGCCATGGAGGGGCTGCTGGCGGGAGAAGCACGCATCGCGGGGGCGTTGCTCCTCTCCGGCTCCTCCACGGACGAGGACCTCGAGCGGGCCCACCAGATTGGGGCGAAGGGCTACGTCGCCAACCCGCTGGACGGCGAGCTGCTGCTGCGCGCCATCCGCCGGCTGCGCTCCACGCCTGGCGACACGTCGCAGCCCCTGTCGGGCCCCAACGGCTGA
- a CDS encoding alpha/beta fold hydrolase, with amino-acid sequence MILESFQVGEGQRPTVLLHGFLGTGRNLRSLATAWSEVDKSRRFLLLDMTGHGTSPRLPPGATLATVAGDVLETARAAGLQGPLELVGHSLGGRVSLAASLRSPADVARVTLLDITPSPIPTQLSESGKVLEILRAAPPGAPDRRTMRTELTGRGLSGPLADWLLMNLEPAPDGTVRWRFDRESLAEFHGRVNGEDLWAALTRPGAKVRCIRGGRAHYVSDADLARMESLGCPVATLPDAGHFVHVDSPEALLRWLTAER; translated from the coding sequence GTGATTCTCGAGAGCTTCCAGGTGGGAGAGGGGCAGCGGCCCACGGTGCTGCTGCATGGTTTCCTCGGTACGGGGCGCAACCTGCGCTCGCTGGCCACGGCATGGAGCGAGGTGGACAAGAGCCGCCGCTTCCTCCTGCTGGACATGACGGGCCACGGCACCTCGCCGCGGCTGCCGCCCGGGGCCACCCTGGCCACGGTGGCCGGGGACGTGCTGGAGACGGCGCGCGCGGCCGGGCTCCAGGGGCCGCTGGAGCTGGTGGGCCACTCGCTGGGAGGGCGCGTCTCGCTCGCCGCGAGCCTGCGCTCCCCGGCCGACGTGGCCCGCGTGACGCTGCTGGACATCACCCCCAGCCCCATTCCCACCCAGCTGTCGGAGAGCGGCAAGGTGTTGGAGATCCTCCGGGCCGCGCCTCCCGGTGCACCGGACCGCCGGACGATGCGCACGGAGCTGACGGGACGAGGGCTGTCCGGGCCGCTGGCGGACTGGCTCCTCATGAACCTGGAGCCGGCGCCGGATGGCACGGTGCGCTGGCGTTTCGACCGCGAGTCGCTCGCCGAGTTCCACGGGCGGGTGAATGGCGAGGACCTGTGGGCCGCGCTGACGCGCCCGGGCGCGAAGGTGCGCTGCATCCGTGGCGGACGGGCCCACTACGTCTCCGACGCGGACCTGGCGCGGATGGAGTCCCTGGGCTGCCCGGTGGCTACCCTTCCCGACGCGGGCCACTTCGTCCACGTGGACTCCCCGGAGGCCCTGCTGCGCTGGCTCACCGCGGAGCGCTGA
- a CDS encoding erythromycin esterase family protein — MNPFDEDRHGEQEFRPELIEGVRTAAIALKDDDSDFDALLEGIGDARFVLLGEATHGTHEFYRARAALTRRLIVERGFTAVAVEADWPDALRLNQYVQGQGADPDAMRALDNFQRFPRWMWRNQEVLELVEWLRAHNAARGKDSPQVGFYGLDLYSLHASMREVVRYLAARDPAAAERARHRYACFDRYGTDPQAYGHATAYGYADTCSNEVLEQLLDLRRREVEGVLEQDALFYAEQNARLARDAEAYYRTMFAGRDESWNLRDTHMADTADALAEYLGRRHGNPARLVIWAHNSHLGDARATQMGDQGELNLGQLLRERHGRETYNVGFTTYSGSVIAAREWDMPGLRRRVRPALRGSYEALFHAVGMPGFLLRMEDLGEAGSGLRERRLERAIGVIYAPHSERHSHYFHADLPAQFDAVLHFDLTSALHPLDRDAGHEEEDAADTWPFGM, encoded by the coding sequence ATGAATCCGTTCGATGAAGACAGACATGGCGAGCAGGAATTCCGTCCAGAGCTCATCGAAGGCGTGCGCACCGCGGCCATTGCCCTGAAGGACGATGACTCGGACTTCGACGCGCTCCTGGAAGGCATCGGTGACGCGCGCTTCGTCCTGCTGGGCGAGGCCACTCACGGAACCCACGAGTTCTACAGGGCCCGCGCCGCGCTCACCCGCCGGCTCATCGTCGAGCGGGGCTTCACCGCGGTGGCCGTGGAGGCGGACTGGCCGGACGCACTGCGGCTCAACCAGTACGTGCAGGGCCAGGGCGCGGATCCGGATGCGATGCGGGCGCTCGACAACTTCCAGCGCTTCCCCCGGTGGATGTGGCGCAACCAGGAGGTGCTGGAGCTGGTGGAGTGGCTGCGCGCGCACAACGCCGCACGGGGCAAGGACTCGCCCCAGGTGGGCTTCTACGGGTTGGATCTCTACAGCCTGCATGCCTCCATGCGCGAGGTGGTGCGCTACCTGGCGGCGAGAGATCCCGCGGCGGCCGAGCGGGCCCGGCACCGCTACGCGTGCTTCGACCGCTACGGCACGGACCCGCAGGCCTACGGCCACGCCACGGCGTATGGCTACGCGGACACCTGCTCGAACGAAGTCCTCGAGCAGCTGCTGGACCTGCGCCGGCGCGAGGTGGAGGGGGTGCTCGAACAGGACGCGCTCTTCTACGCGGAGCAGAACGCCCGGCTGGCGCGAGACGCGGAGGCGTACTACCGCACCATGTTCGCCGGGCGCGACGAGTCCTGGAACCTGCGCGACACCCACATGGCGGACACCGCGGACGCCCTGGCCGAGTACCTCGGCCGCCGCCACGGCAACCCCGCGCGGCTGGTCATCTGGGCGCACAACTCGCACCTGGGCGACGCACGCGCCACGCAGATGGGGGACCAGGGCGAGCTGAACCTGGGCCAGCTGCTGCGCGAGCGCCATGGCCGCGAGACGTACAACGTGGGCTTCACCACGTACTCGGGCAGCGTCATCGCCGCGCGTGAATGGGACATGCCGGGCCTGAGACGGCGGGTGCGGCCGGCCCTGCGGGGCAGCTACGAGGCGCTCTTCCACGCGGTGGGGATGCCCGGCTTCCTCCTGAGGATGGAGGACCTGGGCGAGGCGGGCTCCGGCCTGCGCGAGCGGCGGTTGGAGCGCGCCATCGGCGTCATCTACGCGCCCCACAGCGAGCGCCACAGCCACTACTTCCACGCGGACCTGCCAGCGCAGTTCGACGCGGTGCTGCACTTCGATCTCACCAGCGCCCTGCACCCCCTGGATCGGGACGCCGGGCACGAGGAGGAGGATGCCGCGGACACCTGGCCCTTCGGAATGTGA
- a CDS encoding chalcone isomerase family protein, protein MNTFDDMEPKRENMTVSAGRSWRGVRWLVLAMTLMAGTAQAKVMAGVRLPDAISLQGKELLLEHVELKKKLFFEIYVWGLYLEQKPTSTQQAIAFQGPKQLQLHFRRSIKREQLADAFRAFLSNSRALRSPEMKRHSEMLVQSLKGVRKGDTLLITYLPDKGLQISGEGSQGAVIPGKAFADALFDAWLSENPIYER, encoded by the coding sequence ATGAACACCTTCGACGACATGGAGCCCAAGCGAGAGAACATGACGGTGTCGGCGGGGAGGAGTTGGCGGGGTGTTCGGTGGCTGGTGCTGGCCATGACGCTCATGGCGGGCACGGCCCAGGCCAAGGTGATGGCGGGTGTCCGTCTCCCGGATGCCATCTCGCTCCAGGGCAAGGAGCTGTTGTTGGAGCACGTGGAGCTCAAGAAGAAGCTCTTCTTCGAGATCTACGTCTGGGGCCTCTACCTGGAGCAGAAGCCGACCTCCACCCAACAGGCCATTGCCTTCCAGGGACCCAAGCAGCTGCAGCTCCACTTCCGGCGCAGCATCAAACGCGAGCAGCTGGCGGATGCCTTCCGTGCCTTCCTTTCCAACAGCCGGGCGCTGCGCTCCCCGGAGATGAAGCGCCACTCGGAGATGCTCGTCCAGTCGCTCAAGGGCGTGCGCAAGGGAGACACGCTGCTCATCACCTATCTGCCGGACAAGGGATTGCAGATCTCCGGTGAGGGCAGCCAGGGAGCGGTGATTCCCGGCAAGGCCTTCGCGGACGCGCTCTTCGACGCGTGGCTGTCGGAGAACCCCATCTACGAGCGCTAG
- a CDS encoding cyclic nucleotide-binding domain-containing protein: MCLYPALHLADHAARRTRSTRLEVPVAHPTDEAQQSSRQYKESAAAHILQGKPEEALADYRKAVELNPHDSAARLKVAELLAQLGHQQEAVREFHSLAIRYAAEGNTLHAIAACKLILAIDPQHAETQENLASLIAIRSAEERQSPSEPEPPSTPLFSKLPRDVFLALLELLEMRRVNGGEHIITEGERSHSMFILVQGTVRVVHAPENAPPRTLAELTEGSFFGEMGLMSDAPRTASVIALRDCTLLEVTRDMLARLGARFPTFELVVQQFYKDRLLDNLLESNPVFQPLSEEQKRAIAQRFQTRTVEPGTVLLQQGQRSHALHLLLRGRCSVVHQDPDGGERPYPDMTEGALFGEISLLLDLRITATVRAATSCLLLVLDQETVKERVLTHPEVRRALTHLSRERLDRTAALLAEGAEVRGSFLI; this comes from the coding sequence CTGTGTCTTTACCCTGCCCTCCATCTCGCCGATCATGCGGCCCGTCGTACCCGTAGCACCCGTCTGGAGGTTCCCGTGGCGCACCCCACCGATGAGGCCCAGCAGTCGAGCCGGCAATACAAGGAGAGCGCCGCCGCCCACATCCTCCAGGGCAAGCCCGAGGAGGCCCTCGCCGACTACCGCAAGGCCGTGGAGCTCAACCCCCACGACTCCGCCGCCCGCCTCAAGGTGGCCGAGCTCCTCGCCCAGCTCGGGCACCAGCAGGAAGCCGTCCGCGAGTTCCACTCCCTCGCCATCCGCTATGCCGCCGAGGGCAACACCCTCCACGCCATCGCCGCCTGCAAGCTCATCCTCGCCATCGATCCCCAGCACGCGGAGACCCAGGAGAACCTGGCCAGTCTCATCGCCATTCGGAGCGCCGAGGAGCGCCAGTCCCCCAGCGAACCCGAGCCACCCAGCACCCCCCTGTTCTCCAAGCTCCCCCGGGACGTGTTCCTCGCCCTGCTCGAGCTGCTGGAGATGCGCCGCGTGAACGGAGGCGAGCACATCATCACCGAGGGCGAGCGGAGCCACTCCATGTTCATCCTCGTCCAGGGCACGGTGCGCGTGGTGCACGCACCCGAGAACGCTCCGCCCCGCACGCTCGCCGAGCTGACCGAGGGCTCCTTCTTCGGTGAGATGGGACTCATGTCGGACGCGCCCCGCACGGCCAGCGTCATCGCCCTGCGCGACTGCACCCTGCTGGAGGTGACGCGCGACATGCTCGCGCGGCTCGGTGCCCGCTTTCCCACCTTCGAGTTGGTGGTGCAGCAGTTCTACAAGGACCGGCTGCTGGACAACCTGCTCGAGTCCAACCCCGTCTTCCAGCCGCTCTCCGAGGAGCAGAAGCGCGCCATCGCCCAGCGCTTCCAGACGCGCACCGTGGAGCCGGGCACCGTGCTGCTCCAGCAGGGCCAGCGCAGCCACGCCCTCCACCTGCTGCTGCGCGGACGTTGCTCCGTGGTGCACCAGGATCCCGACGGCGGCGAGCGCCCCTACCCCGACATGACCGAGGGCGCCCTCTTCGGGGAGATCTCCCTGCTGCTGGACTTGCGCATCACCGCCACCGTGCGCGCCGCCACCTCGTGCCTGCTGCTGGTGCTGGATCAGGAGACCGTCAAGGAGCGGGTGCTCACCCACCCCGAGGTCCGCCGCGCGCTCACCCACCTCAGCCGCGAGCGCCTGGACCGGACCGCGGCCCTGCTCGCCGAGGGTGCCGAGGTCCGGGGCTCCTTCCTCATCTGA
- a CDS encoding helix-turn-helix transcriptional regulator, producing the protein MDDDIGKLKRMLGGALLVAREQSGLTQAEVATRVGIAPAVYGRIERGQMLPSVPTLCRLCATLNVSSDVLLGLDATEREALAGLPVPEAPPELRRLASLVRTLSPSALRTLTAVAAAVGSR; encoded by the coding sequence ATGGATGATGACATTGGCAAGTTGAAGCGGATGCTGGGCGGTGCGCTGCTGGTCGCCCGGGAGCAATCCGGGCTCACCCAGGCCGAGGTCGCCACGCGGGTGGGCATCGCCCCCGCCGTCTATGGCCGCATCGAGCGCGGGCAGATGCTTCCCAGTGTCCCCACCCTGTGCCGCCTGTGCGCCACCCTGAACGTCTCCTCGGATGTGCTGCTGGGACTCGATGCCACCGAGCGCGAGGCCCTCGCCGGCCTGCCCGTGCCGGAAGCGCCGCCCGAGCTGCGCCGCCTCGCGTCCCTCGTGCGCACGCTCTCCCCCTCCGCGCTCCGCACGCTCACCGCCGTGGCCGCCGCCGTGGGCAGCAGGTAG
- a CDS encoding SRPBCC domain-containing protein codes for MSQNREVRHVQQTVELSGPPEAVYAALMDAGQHAAFTGFDAEIDAREGGAFVTCGGRNSGYTLVLVPGRRIVQAWRHRDWPEHHYSIATFDLAPMGRGTRLSFTQMGVPADSYDSLDEGWRTTYWGPLARYLAMRRRG; via the coding sequence ATGAGCCAGAACCGCGAGGTCCGCCACGTGCAGCAGACGGTGGAGCTGTCCGGACCGCCAGAGGCCGTCTATGCGGCGCTGATGGATGCCGGGCAGCATGCCGCCTTCACGGGCTTCGACGCGGAGATCGACGCGCGCGAGGGAGGGGCCTTCGTCACGTGTGGGGGGCGCAACAGCGGCTACACGCTGGTGCTCGTCCCCGGGCGCCGCATCGTGCAGGCGTGGAGGCACCGGGACTGGCCCGAGCACCACTACTCCATCGCGACGTTCGACCTGGCGCCCATGGGGAGGGGCACGCGCCTGTCCTTCACGCAGATGGGGGTACCGGCGGACAGCTACGACTCGCTGGATGAGGGCTGGCGCACCACGTATTGGGGTCCCCTGGCGCGCTACCTGGCGATGCGGCGCCGGGGGTGA
- a CDS encoding M28 family peptidase: MLGAVVGLGVLGAAAAWLGRAPPEPVLAPCTPGQVDPERLKAHVRALSERFHPRDHQHPDNLERTADYVAEALSRAGGRVSSEPYTAGGMSYRNVIATFGPESEERLVIGAHYDAARGAPGADDNASGVAGLLELAAWLGAHPPPMRVDLVGYTLEEPPHFRRSTMGSKVHARGLREQGVKVRAMISIESIGYFSDAPDSQRYPVASLKLRYPTEGHFIAVVGRTDERALVDRVHQALGAASGLPSESLAAPRGLEGVDFSDHGSYWDEGYPAVMVTDTALFRNPHYHTPQDTWDTLDYARMAKVVRGVRCAVEALAAPASAEAR; encoded by the coding sequence GTGCTCGGGGCGGTGGTGGGGCTCGGCGTGCTCGGCGCGGCGGCGGCCTGGCTGGGGCGTGCGCCGCCCGAGCCGGTGCTCGCGCCCTGTACCCCGGGACAGGTGGACCCCGAGCGGCTGAAGGCCCACGTGCGCGCCCTGAGCGAGCGCTTCCACCCGAGGGACCATCAGCATCCGGACAATCTCGAGCGCACCGCGGACTACGTCGCCGAGGCGCTGTCCCGCGCGGGCGGGCGCGTGAGCTCGGAGCCGTACACGGCGGGTGGCATGAGCTACCGCAACGTCATCGCCACCTTCGGACCGGAGAGCGAGGAGCGGCTCGTCATCGGCGCGCACTATGACGCGGCGCGGGGGGCCCCTGGCGCGGACGACAACGCCAGCGGCGTGGCCGGCCTGTTGGAGCTCGCGGCCTGGCTGGGCGCGCACCCTCCGCCGATGCGGGTGGACCTCGTGGGCTACACGCTGGAGGAGCCGCCCCACTTCCGCCGGAGCACCATGGGCAGCAAGGTGCACGCGCGGGGACTGCGCGAGCAGGGCGTGAAGGTGCGCGCGATGATCTCCATCGAGAGCATCGGCTACTTCTCGGATGCGCCCGACAGCCAGCGCTACCCGGTGGCCTCGCTGAAGCTGCGCTACCCCACGGAGGGCCACTTCATCGCCGTGGTGGGCCGCACGGACGAGCGCGCGCTGGTGGACCGCGTGCACCAGGCCCTGGGGGCCGCGAGCGGCCTGCCCTCGGAGTCCCTCGCCGCCCCCCGAGGCCTCGAGGGCGTGGACTTCTCGGACCATGGCAGCTACTGGGACGAGGGCTACCCGGCGGTGATGGTCACCGACACCGCCCTCTTCCGGAATCCGCACTACCACACGCCCCAGGACACCTGGGACACACTCGACTACGCACGCATGGCGAAGGTGGTGCGGGGGGTGCGGTGCGCCGTCGAGGCCCTCGCCGCGCCCGCCTCCGCGGAGGCACGCTGA
- the def gene encoding peptide deformylase codes for MMLKIVQAGEPVLRRRARELTPEEMTGPAVRQLISLMRETMRDAPGVGLAAPQVGVDVRLAVIEDRAEYQAGLSPEELAARERKPVDFHVIINPRLTVEDPEPVEFFEGCLSVSGYSALVRRARAVRVEAFNENGEAISLRARGWYARILQHEIDHLDGMLYLDRMEPRSFTTLENHRRHWASRQVAEVRQALGLTEPRG; via the coding sequence ATGATGCTGAAGATCGTCCAGGCTGGAGAGCCGGTGTTGCGCCGGCGCGCGAGAGAGCTCACCCCCGAGGAGATGACGGGCCCCGCGGTGCGGCAGCTCATCTCCCTCATGCGCGAGACCATGCGGGACGCGCCGGGAGTGGGACTGGCGGCGCCGCAGGTGGGGGTGGACGTGCGGCTCGCCGTCATCGAGGACCGGGCCGAGTACCAGGCGGGCCTGTCTCCCGAGGAGCTGGCCGCGCGTGAGCGCAAGCCGGTGGACTTCCACGTCATCATCAACCCGCGCCTCACCGTGGAGGACCCGGAGCCGGTGGAGTTCTTCGAGGGCTGCCTGAGCGTCAGTGGTTACTCCGCGCTGGTGCGGCGGGCCCGCGCCGTGCGCGTGGAGGCCTTCAACGAGAACGGCGAGGCCATCTCCCTGCGGGCGCGTGGCTGGTACGCCCGCATCCTCCAGCATGAAATCGACCACCTGGACGGCATGCTCTACCTCGACCGGATGGAGCCGCGCAGCTTCACCACCCTGGAGAACCACCGCCGCCATTGGGCCTCGCGCCAGGTGGCCGAGGTGCGCCAGGCGCTCGGGCTGACCGAGCCTCGGGGCTGA
- a CDS encoding cellulase family glycosylhydrolase, whose product MRAPVLLLLLLTAVACGEDSLELLQEEASDCPEAPAMRLGAVPSAAVVLNAYYLQEEAARDLRRGRTESPAVEETLAKVSALGAHAVRTIGYNDAADKRGDSAIQVAPLQYDEVSLRGLDLVLHRAAAYGVKLVLPLGNYWDAYGGARRYVEWAGLPSPVEGDPRFFTERAVIEHYKAHVARLLSRENSFDGLRYGEHPAVLAWELLNEPRGKGLDPEGAAMRAWVDEVAAVVKAYAPGHLVGTGEEGFDTSLAGYDELFWRGAASSPFFKGGSSFRRNTASPFIDFASVHFYPELYGVKQDDTARAGAHWFSEHAAIARDVGKPLFIGEFALRNHEGFSLDERRAMYRGWFRCASRVGAGASGPWMFANDSRPEEWDEFTFYYRDGTLPADPRNRYADLVVEAAALSGTR is encoded by the coding sequence ATGCGTGCTCCTGTCCTGTTGCTCTTGCTGCTCACGGCGGTGGCCTGTGGCGAGGACTCCCTGGAGTTGCTCCAGGAGGAGGCCTCGGACTGCCCCGAGGCGCCCGCGATGCGCCTGGGCGCGGTGCCTTCCGCGGCGGTGGTACTCAATGCCTACTACCTCCAGGAGGAGGCCGCGAGGGACTTGCGCCGGGGCCGCACCGAGTCGCCCGCCGTGGAGGAGACGCTCGCCAAGGTCTCGGCGCTCGGGGCCCACGCCGTACGTACCATCGGCTACAACGACGCGGCCGACAAGCGGGGGGACTCCGCCATCCAGGTGGCACCGCTGCAGTATGACGAGGTGTCCCTGCGGGGGCTGGACCTGGTGCTCCACCGCGCCGCCGCGTATGGCGTGAAGCTCGTCCTGCCGCTGGGCAACTACTGGGATGCCTACGGAGGTGCCCGGCGCTACGTGGAGTGGGCGGGGCTGCCCTCTCCGGTGGAGGGAGATCCGCGCTTCTTCACCGAGCGTGCCGTCATCGAGCACTACAAGGCGCACGTGGCGAGGCTGCTCTCGCGCGAGAACTCCTTCGACGGGCTGCGCTACGGGGAGCACCCGGCCGTGCTGGCCTGGGAGTTGCTCAACGAGCCCCGGGGCAAGGGATTGGACCCGGAGGGCGCGGCCATGCGCGCCTGGGTGGACGAGGTGGCCGCGGTGGTGAAGGCCTACGCGCCCGGGCACCTGGTGGGGACGGGGGAGGAGGGTTTCGACACCTCGCTGGCGGGCTATGACGAGCTCTTCTGGCGGGGCGCGGCGTCCTCCCCCTTCTTCAAGGGAGGCAGCAGCTTCCGCCGCAACACGGCCTCGCCCTTCATCGACTTCGCCAGCGTGCACTTCTACCCGGAGCTCTACGGGGTGAAGCAGGACGACACGGCCCGCGCCGGGGCGCACTGGTTCTCCGAGCACGCCGCCATCGCCCGGGACGTGGGCAAACCCCTGTTCATCGGCGAGTTCGCCCTGCGCAACCACGAGGGTTTCTCGCTCGATGAGCGGCGAGCCATGTACCGCGGTTGGTTCCGCTGTGCCTCGCGCGTGGGCGCGGGCGCCAGCGGTCCGTGGATGTTCGCCAATGATTCGCGGCCGGAGGAGTGGGACGAATTCACCTTCTATTACCGGGATGGCACCCTTCCGGCGGACCCGCGCAACCGTTACGCGGACCTCGTCGTCGAAGCCGCGGCGCTCTCCGGCACGCGTTGA
- a CDS encoding Hsp70 family protein, with protein MAACGLDFGTSNTAIALPDGTVLPISPGYSDPRLYRSVIFFPEDEREVYTGAPAIARYLDDHTGRFIQSVKSFLHSASFRATQIRGRTWLIEDLVALLLRRVREAAAPHTGGAPESVVLGRPALFSPDPEADVLAEQRLRKAAEIAGFTHIQFLIEPIAAALSYEAQLTRDELVLVADFGAGTTDLTLMRLGPSRRGNPDRRADVVGSTGVRIGGDRFDAEIMRYKLLPRFGAGSTYKVRGFSDKRLAVPQHVMSKLLSWHEMSFIREKSTQELLELMLESSDKPAEAEALYDLVMDNLGYRLFRAIEAVKVQLSSQEEATLDFEEARIHLHEPITRAEFEEASASLLTELRQVTEGLLERCAGAGEVDAVFLTGGSSQIPAVRRLYTERFGEERVKTKDAFTSVAEGLGRAAASV; from the coding sequence ATGGCCGCCTGCGGACTCGACTTCGGAACCAGCAACACCGCCATCGCCCTCCCGGACGGGACGGTGCTCCCCATCTCGCCTGGCTACAGCGATCCCCGTCTCTACCGCTCCGTCATCTTCTTCCCCGAGGACGAGCGCGAGGTGTACACGGGCGCCCCGGCCATCGCCCGCTACCTCGACGACCACACGGGCCGCTTCATCCAGTCCGTGAAGTCCTTCCTGCACAGCGCCTCCTTCCGCGCCACGCAGATCCGCGGCCGCACCTGGCTCATCGAGGACCTCGTCGCCCTGCTGCTGCGCCGCGTCCGCGAGGCCGCCGCGCCCCACACCGGCGGCGCCCCCGAGTCCGTGGTGCTCGGCCGCCCCGCCCTCTTCTCCCCGGACCCCGAGGCGGATGTGCTCGCCGAGCAGCGCCTGCGCAAGGCCGCGGAGATCGCCGGCTTCACCCACATCCAGTTCCTCATCGAGCCCATCGCCGCCGCGCTCTCCTACGAGGCCCAGCTCACCCGCGACGAGCTGGTGCTGGTGGCCGACTTCGGCGCCGGCACCACGGACCTCACGCTCATGCGGCTGGGGCCCTCGCGCCGCGGCAACCCGGACCGGCGCGCGGACGTGGTGGGCTCCACCGGCGTGCGCATCGGCGGTGACCGCTTCGACGCCGAGATCATGCGCTACAAGCTGCTGCCCCGCTTCGGCGCCGGCTCCACCTACAAAGTCCGGGGCTTCAGCGACAAGCGGCTGGCGGTACCCCAGCACGTCATGTCCAAGCTGCTCTCCTGGCACGAGATGTCCTTCATCCGCGAGAAGTCCACCCAGGAGCTGCTGGAGCTGATGCTCGAGTCCAGCGACAAGCCCGCCGAGGCCGAGGCCCTGTACGATCTCGTCATGGACAACCTCGGCTACCGGCTCTTCCGCGCCATCGAGGCCGTCAAGGTCCAGCTCTCCTCGCAGGAGGAGGCCACGCTCGACTTCGAGGAGGCCCGCATCCACCTGCACGAGCCCATCACCCGCGCCGAGTTCGAGGAGGCCTCCGCGTCGCTGCTCACCGAGCTGCGCCAGGTCACCGAGGGGCTGCTGGAGCGCTGCGCGGGAGCCGGCGAGGTGGACGCCGTCTTCCTCACCGGAGGCTCCTCGCAGATTCCCGCCGTGCGCCGGCTCTACACCGAGCGCTTCGGCGAGGAGCGGGTGAAGACGAAGGACGCCTTCACCTCCGTGGCCGAGGGCCTGGGACGGGCCGCGGCCTCCGTCTGA
- a CDS encoding CHAD domain-containing protein — translation MPRPTPIRGLGPDSRLQEAARRLVSSRLADVRHEQDALDGQLTEDGVHDLRVSTRRLRAALKVFRRLGGLAPLEREVKKLQDALGEVRDIHVQGAWLKQAARKEKPAKRAGFEALRASVESQLGAKEKQLRRVMKRWDERTVPALLDETTRLKGPGRYGGQRVRRQLRRRLREVQRLMEDYAAAPDAPTAHELRKEVKKLRYEAELFRPAMRRKMEALLEALVPLQELLGELHDSDVRLGLLEGFAAKGTAAERTAARTLQERVREERAERAARTARELQRWHAERLTRGLRQLLD, via the coding sequence ATGCCCCGCCCTACTCCCATCCGCGGACTTGGCCCGGACAGCCGCCTGCAAGAGGCCGCCCGCCGACTCGTCTCCAGCCGCCTGGCCGACGTGCGCCACGAGCAGGACGCGCTCGACGGGCAGCTCACCGAGGACGGTGTCCATGACCTGCGTGTGTCCACCCGCCGCCTGCGCGCGGCGCTGAAGGTGTTCCGCCGCCTGGGTGGACTGGCGCCGCTGGAACGCGAGGTGAAGAAGCTTCAGGACGCCCTGGGCGAGGTGCGTGACATCCACGTGCAGGGGGCCTGGCTGAAACAGGCCGCCCGGAAGGAGAAGCCGGCGAAGCGGGCGGGATTCGAGGCGCTGCGCGCGAGCGTGGAGTCCCAGCTCGGCGCGAAGGAGAAGCAGCTTCGGCGCGTGATGAAGCGTTGGGACGAGCGGACGGTGCCCGCGCTCCTGGACGAGACGACACGGCTGAAGGGCCCCGGGCGTTATGGAGGCCAGCGCGTCCGCCGTCAGCTCCGCCGCCGCCTGCGTGAGGTGCAGCGGCTCATGGAGGACTACGCGGCCGCTCCGGACGCGCCCACGGCCCATGAGCTGCGCAAGGAGGTGAAGAAGCTCCGCTACGAGGCGGAGCTCTTCCGCCCCGCCATGCGCCGGAAGATGGAGGCCCTGCTGGAGGCGCTGGTGCCCCTCCAGGAGCTGCTGGGCGAGTTGCACGACTCGGATGTGCGGTTGGGGCTGCTCGAGGGTTTCGCCGCGAAGGGCACCGCCGCCGAGCGCACCGCCGCGCGCACGCTGCAGGAGCGCGTGCGCGAGGAGCGGGCCGAGCGCGCCGCCCGGACAGCCCGTGAGTTGCAACGCTGGCACGCCGAGCGGCTGACGCGGGGCCTGCGCCAGTTATTGGATTGA